The following are from one region of the Lynx canadensis isolate LIC74 chromosome D4, mLynCan4.pri.v2, whole genome shotgun sequence genome:
- the GNG10 gene encoding guanine nucleotide-binding protein G(I)/G(S)/G(O) subunit gamma-10: MSSGASVNALQRLVEQLKLEAGVERIKVSQAAAELQQYCMQNACKDALLVGVPAGSNPFREPRSCALF, translated from the exons ATGTCTTCCGGGGCCAGCGTGAACGCCCTGCAGCGCCTGGTGGAGCAGCTCAAGCTGGAGGCTGGCGTGGAGAGAATCAAG GTCTCGCAGGCAGCTGCAGAGCTTCAACAGTACTGCATGCAGAATGCCTGCAAGGACGCCCTGCTGGTAGGTGTTCCAGCTGGAAGCAACCCCTTCCGGGAGCCCAGATCCTGTGCATTATTCTAA